The Camelina sativa cultivar DH55 chromosome 14, Cs, whole genome shotgun sequence genome includes a window with the following:
- the LOC104739770 gene encoding G-type lectin S-receptor-like serine/threonine-protein kinase At1g11280 isoform X1 has product MRRLLIYGQSLVWKPPDLKESSFGHMGIHLGEIGIVLFPCFLLLSIFLSCGYAAITTSSPLTLGQTLSSPGGTYELGFFTPNNSQNQYVGIWFKKITPRVVVWVANRETPITNPVANLTISSNGSLILIDSRKNAVWSTRRPSTSNNCHAKLLDTGNLVIVDDVSGNLLWQSFENPGDTMLPYSSLMYNLANGERRVLTSWKSHTDPTPGDFVVQLTPQVPAQIVTMRGSALYKRSGPWAKTGFTGVPLMDESYTSPFSLSQDVGNRTGYFSYLQRNSELTRVIITSEGYLKTFMYNGTGWVLKFVTPANSCDVYGACGPFGLCVTSNPTKCKCIRGFVPKYKEAWKGGNTTSGCVRRTELSCQAKSSTKPQGKGSDVFYRLANVKPPDLYEYASFVDADQCHQGCLNNCSCTAFAYITGIGCLLWNQELIDTVRYSIGGEFLSIRLASAELAGSRKTKIIAGSISLSIFVILAFASFKYWRYRAKQNDSWKNGLEPQEISGLTFFEMNTIRAATNNFNVSNKLGQGGFGPVYKGKLPDRKEVAVKRLSSSSGQGTEEFMNEIKLISKLQHRNLVRLLGCCIDGEEKLLIYEFLVNKSLDNFLFDLTLKLQIDWPKRFNIIQGVARGLLYLHRDSCLRVIHRDLKVSNILLDENMNPKISDFGLARMFRGTQHQDNTRRVVGTLGYMSPEYAWTGMFSEKSDIYAFGVLQLEIISGKKISSFSCGKEGKTLLEYAWESWVETGGVDMLDQGISSSCSPVEVARCVQIGLLCIQQQAIDRPNIAQVVSMITSATDLPTPKQPVFALQIQDQESVVSMSESVNHITQTEIYGR; this is encoded by the exons ATGCGGAGATTACTG ATATATGGGCAAAGTCTCGTTTGGAAGCCTCCAg ATCTGAAGGAGAGCTCTTTTGGACACATGGGAATACACTTGGGAGAGATTGGTATTGTTCTCTTTCCTTGCTTTCTCTTGTTAAGTATATTCTTAAGTTGTGGCTATGCAGCTATAACTACTTCAAGTCCTTTGACATTGGGACAAACTCTGAGTTCCCCTGGTGGAACTTATGAGTTAGGATTCTTCACACCTAACAACTCTCAGAATCAGTATGTCGGGATCTGGTTCAAGAAAATTACACCACGGGTGGTTGTGTGGGTGGCTAACAGAGAAACGCCGATCACAAATCCTGTGGCAAACCTTACTATCAGCAGTAATGGTAGTCTTATTTTGATTGACAGCAGAAAAAATGCTGTTTGGTCAACCAGAAGACCTTCCACATCTAACAACTGTCATGCAAAGCTCTTAGATACTGGAAATCTTGTCATCGTTGATGATGTTTCAGGAAATCTTTTGTGGCAAAGTTTCGAGAATCCTGGTGATACTATGTTGCCTTACTCATCGCTGATGTACAACCTTGCCAATGGGGAGAGGCGAGTACTGACTTCATGGAAAAGCCACACTGATCCAACCCCTGGTGATTTTGTAGTTCAGCTAACGCCACAAGTGCCAGCACAGATCGTTACTATGAGAGGCTCGGCACTTTATAAGAGAAGCGGTCCATGGGCTAAGACCGGGTTCACTGGCGTACCACTAATGGATGAATCGTACACAAGTCCATTCAGCCTTTCACAAGATGTAGGAAATAGAACAGGATACTTCTCTTATTTACAGAGAAATTCTGAGCTTACACGAGTTATCATAACATCAGAGGGATATCTAAAGACTTTTATGTACAATGGGACAGGCTGGGTTTTGAAATTTGTGACTCCAGCGAATTCATGTGATGTATATGGTGCATGTGGACCTTTTGGATTGTGTGTGACGTCCAATCCCACAAAGTGTAAATGCATAAGAGGGTTTGTACCGAAATACAAGGAGGCGTGGAAGGGTGGGAACACGACTTCTGGATGTGTGAGACGTACAGAATTATCTTGTCAGGCAAAATCATCTACAAAACCACAAGGAAAAGGATCAGACGTCTTCTATCGTCTGGCTAATGTAAAGCCTCCGGATCTCTACGAATACGCAAGCTTTGTGGATGCAGATCAATGCCACCAGGGTTGTCTCAACAATTGCTCTTGCACTGCTTTTGCGTATATTACTGGAATTGGATGTTTGCTTTGGAATCAAGAGCTAATAGACACAGTTAGATATTCCATTGGAGGAGAGTTTCTTTCCATTCGTCTTGCAAGTGCAGAACTGG CTGGAAGCaggaaaaccaaaattattgcGGGTAGTATCAGCCTTTccatttttgtgattttagcCTTTGCCTCATTTAAGTACTGGAGATACAGAGCGAAGCAAAATG ATTCATGGAAAAATGGTTTGGAACCACAAGAAATCTCAGGTTTAACATTCTTTGAGATGAATACTATACGAGCTGCTACCAATAACTTCAATGTTTCAAACAAACTCGGTCAAGGTGGATTTGGTCCGGTTTATAAG GGGAAACTGCCAGACAGGAAGGAAGTAGCCGTTAAACGCCTTTCTAGTAGCTCAGGACAGGGCACAGAAGAGTTCATGAACGAAATAAAACTCATCTCAAAACTACAACACAGAAACTTGGTTCGGCTTTTGGGATGTTGCATTGATGGAGAAGAAAAGCTACTAATTTATGAGTTTCTAGTGAACAAAAGCCTCGATAATTTTCTCTTTG ATTTGACGCTAAAGCTTCAGATTGATTGGCCTAAGAGGTTCAACATCATTCAAGGTGTTGCACGTGGGCTTCTCTATCTACATCGTGACTCATGCCTGAGGGTCATACACCGAGATCTGAAGGTCAGCAATATTCTCTTGGACGAGAACATGAACccaaaaatatcagattttggaTTGGCTCGGATGTTTCGAGGAACCCAACATCAAGACAACACTCGTAGGGTTGTTGGAACTTT AGGATACATGTCTCCGGAGTATGCATGGACTGGGATGTTCTCAGAGAAGTCTGACATATATGCTTTCGGAGTTCTGCAGTTAGAAATCATAAGCGGGAAGAAGATTTCAAGCTTTAGCTGTGGAAAGGAAGGCAAAACCCTTCTTGAATAT GCATGGGAATCTTGGGTCGAGACCGGTGGAGTGGATATGCTGGATCAAGGTATTAGCAGCTCGTGTTCTCCAGTTGAAGTCGCTCGATGTGTTCAGATTGGTCTACTCTGCATCCAACAACAAGCTATTGATAGGCCAAACATTGCTCAAGTGGTGTCCATGATCACAAGTGCAACAGATCTTCCGACTCCAAAGCAACCAGTCTTTGCATTGCAGATTCAAGATCAAGAGAGTGTTGTCTCAATGTCAGAGTCTGTGAATCATATAACACAAACGGAGATATATGGGCGataa